The Festucalex cinctus isolate MCC-2025b chromosome 6, RoL_Fcin_1.0, whole genome shotgun sequence genomic sequence tacttccgtgtttccgtgctcgcgacacggcgcgcgcgcgcgcaacgagtgacaacatacaaatggagacagttagcagaagccggtgccgtacatctcggtatttcccatggctatcgagtcctctcggtgcacttgtatgtcccgggccggcgttggtactgcgcgcgagccaaaaagaataactcccgtgacgatccaatgcatggattcaaacgacacaggtatgtcccacagccaacacaccagctaagctaaaaggacactgcaagtatctcatttctcagtttgtggctccctgtcaatgtctacaactagcatgagcagcagataggagaactgagacgtgcccgcgattacgacagcccaaaaaacaaaatataaacagtagtgattctgtggtcatcatcgtgtctcagattaaaaaaacaaaaaaagatgtcatacattaaccaaaaatgaaagtgatgacaaaagaaaaaaaaattgttaaatacaaaaattgttgattaaaaagggaaatgaacttttggaaatatttttgcatttaagtggttaaaatgtgtttgatagatttattgttccataaggtggcttcatatttcttttggctggacggtaggtttatttcatgtcttaaatttatgtttctgaaatacttcacaatgtgcaaatattctgtttaattgtgttggtgtctgtctaaaggttaaatatttatatttaacattaaattatcaaccttttgttttcctgatccttattttgaagagaaaaaacaaacaaaccaaaaaacaattataactgtcaataactactaataaatatttaaactgatacatgtgtacacactggaatagcggaacaaacaaacaatagaggaatttaggggattttcattttcaacctggatagatttttattttttgttttataaaaagtatttacgttacaagaagtcaagagagactgcctattttgtttttcataaaaaaaaactttattttcatgttaaaaatgcactttcaataaagtatttggaactccgtttctactgcattatttttatgttgagatggtgttatcggcagctgctgaaagtaactaaaaaagtaacttttaatctaacttagttacttttaaaatcaagtaatcagtaacgtaatttagttacttttaaaaccaagtaatcagtaaagtaactaagttactttttcaaggtaactgtggcaacactgtccaCCATAATCAGTTATCATAAAGTTTGATCTtgatttgaaattatttttatttgctttaaaaacacaattttttatttttttttatcaaatgacAGAAAGTAATTTAATTTAGTAATTTAAAATTACTGttacatgtttttatgtttaatcatatatatatatatatatatatatatatatatatatatatatatatatatatatatatatatatatatatatatatatatatatatatatatatgtatatatatatgtatgtatgtgtgtgtgtgtgtgtgttgaataCTTTGACAAATATGAAGCAACAGCGAGTAACCTTTGATTTGTTGAAATTGTGAAATGGACGCCAGGCTTTTGAAGGTTAACTGACAGTATATAAAGCAGGTTTTATTCAGGCATTGTACACAGGACACCAGAGGAAGAAGAAGCTCTCATCTGCAGGTTTGCACTGACTCACATTCTTTTCATCTTCTCTCTCATCCAAATTGCTGATACTCACACAGACTTTTGTATGACTGCttaataaaatgaaagttttttttctaagttcatTTTCTTCAACATCCCAACTCGTCACGAAGATGCTGACTGTGTCTTTAGTTCTGTTTGCCTTCGTGGCACTGGCAACAGCTGACGGTGAGTATCGGTGGACATTTGGTTGGTAAATCCGTCAGTATCGTCCTCGTATGTGCttgcccacttttttttttttccccctgatttgtCAAATTGACGTAACAGATGCAGCAACATGTCTACCTGGCTGGAGTGAACACGGAGGCCGGTGTTTCTTCTTTGATGCAACACAGAAGTCCTGGGCTGAGGCTCAGGTCCTTATATTATGTTTTTAGATGACTTGCGAATTTGTTGATttggacgtgtgtgtgtgtgtgtgtgtgtgtgacatttTTCTGGCTGTCCCCACTGTAGGCACATTGCCAGTCCATAGGAGCAAACCTTGCATCTGTACACAGTGATGATGAACATACATTCGTTAAGAATCTGGCTAACAACGCACCCACTTGGCTTGGTGGCTCAGATTGCCAAACGGTAATAAATCATATTTTGGACGAATGCCACATTCATATGTTAGAACTACATATGCAACTTGATTATCACTTTTTACAGGCTGGTGCCTGGTTCTGGATGGACGGTACACAAATGATAACCAGATTTTGGTGTCCACTTAAACCAGACAATGATCCGACACAGTGCTGTCTGGAGATAAATACTACCGGTGAGTCACATTGCACACTGAATTACTTGATTTTGTGTAAAGTCTTTctgcttaaaataaataaataaataattcgaTTCACCATACTGTGCAGGAGAGATGacagttttttgggggtttttttgtctcTAGATGAACACTGCTGGGATGATGTGCCCTGTAGCAACACCCTTCCATATGTGTGTGTAAAGAAACCTTAGGGGATTCCAAGTATGTGGCTCCTGAccaactgttgttgttgcacatgtaaaaaaaataaaaataaaaattgcagctAAATAACACACAACCCTTTTTCAGCATTAAACGAACTGAATAATCAAGGATGATCAAGGCTTGGATGAATCTGAAAAGGGGGTGACCAAGTGGAGCTGGGCTGCGGCGATTGAGATGGAATAGATTCATCCTTCTAATGTGTTGAGAATAATAAACAATCTgaagcattgaaaaaaaaagtacatctgAAGTCTGTTTCAAAGTTTTATAACAAGTAACATTATACCGCATCTGCAAATTGTACACAGAGGTGCTGTCAGCGATTTGGCCATCAAACAAGTCATATACTCATATTGATGTCCCTGTAATGTGTGGATCATCAATACTACCACTGTTgtcatacatttatttaattcaatactttaatttattcatttataaaaATTACATGgatctttttaaaatgaatttgtcCATCCATAAAGTCATTACATGGATTATTTAAATAGACATGTCCATATTAAAACTGttggaaaaataattttacaagTTGGCCCTTTTTATGTCAACAGAGGCCCATCTGAATGCATGTTGTTGTTACAttatcacataaaaaaaattaatatcgatttaaataaaaaacaatatcgATCTTGTCTTCTCAATTCAAAATTAgtttttcattaatttattgTGTACTGGATATGAAATAACATGAAGAGGGATGTGTAAGCATTTCTCTAAGAGAAACCATAACTACAATGTTGCCATGGCAAAAATGAGTTTTGCCACCTGCCACATACAGTAGAAGTtggtatggcaaaaaaaaaaaataaaaaataaaaaaaaaaaaaaaataaaataaaaataaaagtaagctAAATTCTCTAGGGTCACATCAATAGCCAACAAAAATATCTTATAAGCTTTTCCCAACCTAAAAGAAAATTCAATCGGACTGTGGTATCAGCCGCTACCTTTACATTACCATCTTATTACCGTAAAAGGAGCTCTTTGATCTTTGAGCATCTGTGCACTCCCCTCCCCTGCTCCTGTCCATTTTGCTTTCATCATGGGATACAAAGTTCTCCATAATGTCGCACAAGTGTGGTGTTTCCTGAATCATATTATTGTACAAAGGCAGCACTGTACCagcattaaaaactaaaaagtttGGCTTCAAACCATCATGGGAACTACAAAGTTCTGGTTCAAACCATTTTATCGTTAACCTGCAACTGCACACAGGGGAAGTCCGCTTAAATGTCTGATGGGTTTGGTTTGGTGACATAACCCTCAACATATGTACAGGATTGTGAAACAGGAAAACATGAACAGTCACACTCTGAGAAATATGAGGTGACGGAAAGTTTGTTGTCTCAAACTCAAACATTAAATGACACCCGTTAACTAATggacagtgtgtattatttaaCGCCATCTATTGGTGAacgaatatgtaaaaaaaaacaaaaaaaaccctattAACACAATTGGGTCTGATTGCAGACCGCCGACTGGGAACGGAACGCCCACGGAACGGAACGCCCACGGAACGGAACGCCCCTATGCTCTTGATTGACGGAAAGTGACGCTGCTGTCGTGATCCAGTAGTGTTGTTCTCAACTTCTCTGCAGCGAGCGGTCGCCACGAGAACTACGAAACGAAATCATTCCATCCATTATCACAACCTCTTAGTTCTCAAAAAGTTCCCGGGGACGACacgaaataatttgtaaaatgacgaGTCGGGAGCATAAAGTAAGtggacatgtattttatttaatgaacattAGCACATAGGTCGCTAAAGAAAAGTTCGTTTCCCGCAcagaaagtttgaaaaatgaattgaaatgatttagtggaacacaatgtttttcttccatatCTCTCTCGTTGAATTCCAATTGTTATTTCACATGGAACAATAGTTTGAACCTGTGTGCCGTACAATATGATGACCTAAAAGTAGTAACTTGCAAATGGGGAATCCACCATGACGCTGTACGTAATGCAAAATGGTGTAAGCCCAATACATCACATATTTGCAGCAGATAGGCCTGTATAGCGTAGCTACGTAATTAATTACCATTAATGTATCGATGGGAtttgaataataacataatttaCTCTGTTGTGGCATGAACGTTAAGAAATCTTTACATGAGTCcagttttttgtatttatgttggtatgtttttggattgtaaTTGCCCAATTCTACAGCCGGATGACAAAAgatttatacaaataaaatgtgttctaaTTTGCACTCAGCTTCATCGAACCGTCTATAAAGATGGACCAGCACCCATTTTGGAAGGCTTGAACCGATACAGATGCAGCATTTGTGCCAAAGGTGGAGAGTTTGCATATGTTGTGGCACATCTGCAAACTCATGATAAGACGGCAATTTGTCATGAAAGTATGTTGTAGTTTGAAGTCCACTATAATCAATTTAAATTTTGTCAATATGGCAATTCTTTCTTAGTTGCCATGGTAAgcaatttatataaatatgaaaaagaatgttttgttagttttgtgaaTGATGAATACATTTCGGTACAACCTAaaaagtactcactgatactgaTGCCAAGTAATGGATGCCACTAGTACTCTATatagaaaattacaattaaacaaatgacacagacttttaaagaaagacctttcaaatttgaaaagcTTTTTCTAACCTAATGCACACAATAAGGCTGGCTCGCAGTGTTCCGTGATTGGGGGGCGTATTGTTCCGACTTTTGTCCTCTAAGACTACCCGTAGCCTGCGGGGGCGGAGTGTTCCGCTGGGGGAGGAGTGTTCCGTGATTGGGGGGCGTATTGTTCCGACTTTTGTCCTCTAAGACTACCCGTAGCCTGCGGGGGCGTAGTGTTCCGCTGGGGGAGGAGTGTTCCGTGCTTGGGGGCGTAGTGTTCCGTTCTGCGGTCTGCAATCAGATACAATTGGGGGTTGTTGGGGAGAGAGAAGGATAAGAGTGCTCAGTGAGGCACGGGAATGTGCGTGCTTCAAAACccttgcattctattagttcactactagatggcactaaaaacACACTTCTGCTGAAGAGTAGGTCTTGTTCACAAGTTGTACACAGGACACCAGAGCGAGGAGCGCTTATCTGCAGGTTTGCATTCACAAACTTTTTGTCTTCTCTCGCATCCAGATTACTCTGATTCAAGTGAGCCTTTTGAATAACGATTTTAATAGGTTTTCTCATCccatcttcttcatcatcagaACTCTTCACTAAGATGCTTACTGTGTGTACAattttttgttccattttggCACTGGCTTCAGCTCAGGGTGAGTATCCGCGTACATGTGGTTGGTTAATCCATCAGTATCAATAAGGCATCTGAtcacacactattttttttttctttgtttggcaACCACACTGTCACGTCTGCAGCAGTCTGTCCACCTGCCTGGACCAAACACAAGAACCGGTGTTTCTACTATGAGGCAAAGGTCAAGACCTGGGTTGAGGCTCAGGTCAGTTGTGTTAAGATGGCTTGTTGAGTTGTTTGAAGGTATTGACTTGGAATAAACATGTTTGCGTGGCCGACTGTAGGTACGTTGCCAGTTCTTAGGAGGGAGCCTTGCATCTGTCCACACTGATgaagaaaataaattccttcaaACGCTAACTCAAACACCCACTTGGCTTGGAGGCACGGGTTGTCAAATGGTAATTAATCATTCTATAGttgaatattatttttcctgatgGACTCGGTCAGACTCATCACTTTTACAGAGTGGAGCCTGGTTCTGGTCAGACGGTACCCAAATGATATTCAGATTCTGGTGTCCACTACAACCAGATAACGACCTGACACAGTGCTGTCTTCAGATGAATAGTGGTGGTCAGTAACATTGTTCGATGATGACTGAAAGCTGGTGAAATATTTTGTATACAATTCACCGCACTGTGAGGAAAAGATGACTGTTTAATTTTGTCTGCAGTGAACAAATGCTGGGAAGATGTGCCCTGCAGATCTGCCCTTCCATTTGTGTGTGCAAGGTCTCTGTAAGGATTGCAGGTATGTACTTAAGTCTTTGTTAGCATTGTAGGGATGAAATGATCAAGGCTAACTATGAATGGATAGATTGTATCAAGTCGCTGGACCACCCCCTTTTGGGCAGAATGTGTTTGTGTAACGGTGGAGACCCTGTGCTGCCCAACTGGGTTTCAAACCCACGGCTCCACTGTGTCACCGGTTGGCAGTTGAGAGGCTTGACCATTGAGCTAAAAGTTTGGGCTGCCAACCTCGAGGCCAGCACCCTCTTTAAAAGATTCCAAAAACTGAGGTTTAACtgatgtactgtatgtttgCACAGCGCAAGCTGGCATCCATTACATTTGCAGGAAGAAAGCTCAACAAATGTGAGCAGTTCACATGGAGACAAAAGAAACAAGAAGCAAGCTGATCTACATCTTCATTCAGCGTCCGAACCTGTGCCAAACTGTTACTTTTAATAAATCAAGGACGGTGAATCTGAAATCTAACAGAGCTCTAAAGTCATTATTGGACTtacccatatatatataaaattctcCATATATATTTTCTCGATTGTGGAATGACCTCTTGTTagattaaatttatatata encodes the following:
- the LOC144021141 gene encoding type-2 ice-structuring protein-like isoform X3 translates to MLTVSLVLFAFVALATADDAATCLPGWSEHGGRCFFFDATQKSWAEAQAHCQSIGANLASVHSDDEHTFVKNLANNAPTWLGGSDCQTAGAWFWMDGTQMITRFWCPLKPDNDPTQCCLEINTTDEHCWDDVPCSNTLPYVCVKKP
- the LOC144021141 gene encoding type-2 ice-structuring protein-like isoform X2; this encodes MHGFKRHRFYSGIVHRTPEEEEALICSSFSSTSQLVTKMLTVSLVLFAFVALATADDAATCLPGWSEHGGRCFFFDATQKSWAEAQAHCQSIGANLASVHSDDEHTFVKNLANNAPTWLGGSDCQTAGAWFWMDGTQMITRFWCPLKPDNDPTQCCLEINTTDEHCWDDVPCSNTLPYVCVKKP
- the LOC144021141 gene encoding type-2 ice-structuring protein-like isoform X1, whose protein sequence is MDSNDTGIVHRTPEEEEALICSSFSSTSQLVTKMLTVSLVLFAFVALATADDAATCLPGWSEHGGRCFFFDATQKSWAEAQAHCQSIGANLASVHSDDEHTFVKNLANNAPTWLGGSDCQTAGAWFWMDGTQMITRFWCPLKPDNDPTQCCLEINTTDEHCWDDVPCSNTLPYVCVKKP